The Monodelphis domestica isolate mMonDom1 chromosome 7, mMonDom1.pri, whole genome shotgun sequence genome window below encodes:
- the GPR141 gene encoding probable G-protein coupled receptor 141 yields the protein MADPNASSQAGPCDPSWTSWTQHLTGLYAAVLVGGVAGVLSILVVLANMNARSVTTTAVINLVAVHGAFLLTVPFRLVYLVRSTWPFGLPFCKVVSAALHVHMYLTFLFYAGILAARYLLFFTHRDKVQFYRKLHAVAASAAVWLLVAVLILPPLLSQYGSRRTYNDSRCFEFQGELREASVRVVNYAAAAAVIGVAVALLAVQVVILVSTGRRLRRACLSHQEFWAQLKNLVFIGVIFVCFLPYQLFRLYYLQDPAEDGCQRAAAYNEIFLSITAGSCFDLLLFVLGGSRRFKHNLIDFLNCLSCR from the coding sequence ATGGCGGACCCCAATGCCTCCTCCCAGGCCGGCCCCTGCGACCCCTCGTGGACGTCGTGGACGCAGCACTTGACGGGGCTCTACGCGGCGGTGCTCGTCGGGGGCGTGGCCGGCGTCTTGAGCATCCTGGTGGTCCTGGCCAACATGAACGCGCGCTCGGTGACCACGACGGCCGTCATCAACCTGGTGGCGGTGCACGGCGCCTTCCTGCTCACGGTGCCCTTCCGCCTGGTCTACCTGGTGCGCAGCACGTGGCCCTTCGGGCTGCCCTTCTGCAAGGTGGTGAGCGCGGCGCTGCACGTGCACATGTACCTCACGTTCCTCTTCTACGCGGGCATCCTGGCCGCCCGGTACCTGCTCTTCTTCACGCACAGGGACAAGGTGCAGTTCTACCGCAAGCTGCACGCCGTGGCGGCCAGCGCCGCCGTGTGGCTGCTGGTGGCGGTGCTCATCCTGCCGCCCCTGCTCAGCCAGTATGGCTCCCGCCGCACCTACAACGACAGCCGCTGCTTCGAGTTCCAGGGAGAGCTGAGGGAGGCCTCGGTGAGGGTCGTCAACTACGCGGCGGCCGCGGCGGTCATCGGCGTCGCCGTGGCCCTCCTGGCCGTGCAGGTGGTCATCCTGGTGTCCACGGGGCGGAGGCTGCGCCGCGCCTGCCTGTCCCACCAGGAGTTCTGGGCGCAGCTCAAGAACCTCGTCTTCATCGGCGTCATCTTCGTCTGCTTCCTCCCCTACCAGCTCTTCCGGCTCTACTACCTGCAGGACCCGGCCGAGGACGGCTGCCAGCGCGCCGCCGCCTACAACGAGATCTTCCTGAGCATCACAGCCGGCAGCTGCTTCGACCTGCTGCTCTTCGTCCTGGGGGGCAGCCGCCGCTTCAAGCACAACCTCATCGACTTCCTGAACTGCCTCTCTTGCCGTTAG